A window of Tautonia plasticadhaerens contains these coding sequences:
- a CDS encoding HNH endonuclease — protein MRDDFTRPTIETLAKRVGQRCSNPSCRKATSGPHSEPSRSVLVGVAAHITAASAGGPRYDPLMSSDDRKGIRNGIWLCQSCAKLVDNDEGRYTKSLLLRWRRDAEQEALQEIESTSGGRSPSDLDALKEYSAQFDRAALQDALKSCGSYKKFAESLGDLISLLNTGTVQGRTLTKRRADFTDPAWRMLLEALYHELRNLRGLYTSLVRFGEIDEERCTCGFRQHTMYHDFEARKQAVTDRLNAVLAEADLPAIKGVWSGATAIPWKPKSQ, from the coding sequence ATGCGAGACGACTTCACGAGGCCAACGATCGAGACCCTCGCAAAGCGGGTCGGGCAACGTTGCTCGAACCCCTCGTGCCGGAAGGCGACGAGCGGCCCGCACAGCGAGCCGTCGAGGTCGGTCCTCGTCGGCGTGGCGGCCCACATCACCGCAGCCTCCGCCGGCGGTCCCCGATACGATCCTTTGATGAGTTCGGATGACCGAAAGGGAATCAGGAACGGCATCTGGCTCTGCCAGTCCTGCGCCAAGCTCGTGGACAACGACGAGGGGAGATACACGAAGAGCCTGCTCCTCCGGTGGAGGCGGGACGCCGAGCAGGAGGCCCTCCAAGAGATCGAATCCACTTCGGGCGGGAGGAGCCCCTCCGACCTTGACGCCCTGAAAGAGTACAGCGCCCAGTTCGACCGGGCGGCGCTACAGGATGCGCTGAAGAGCTGCGGGAGCTACAAGAAGTTCGCCGAGTCGCTGGGCGATCTGATCAGCCTCCTGAACACGGGGACTGTCCAGGGTCGGACGCTGACCAAGCGGCGGGCCGACTTCACCGATCCTGCGTGGCGGATGCTGCTCGAAGCCCTGTACCACGAGTTGAGGAATCTGCGTGGTCTCTATACCTCACTCGTCAGATTCGGGGAGATCGACGAGGAGAGATGCACCTGCGGGTTCAGGCAGCACACGATGTACCATGACTTCGAGGCGAGGAAGCAGGCGGTGACCGACCGACTCAACGCCGTCTTGGCCGAGGCCGACCTCCCGGCAATCAAGGGCGTGTGGAGCGGTGCGACGGCGATTCCGTGGAAGCCGAAGTCCCAATGA
- a CDS encoding DUF2293 domain-containing protein: protein MILEEVVANDQGKDGRTCLPGPTPNSVRASDGRVVTVPEGWVFLPPGDAGLTRRVKAAGDHWVVQEKVGRRMFYRGVWASSATIDRIRAELEAERSTEGYAKRKEAASRRREVDQAGYVEDFHGAVLAFLAFHPGHADLADRLARAVTEHATPVGSGTVSRTERIPVEQRAEAAVIAWMRHRTTGYDGMAIPTVKGKRREVRRMLARRSQELLQRYRRGEPVGVDCPLKKALVPRAGAG from the coding sequence ATGATCCTGGAGGAAGTGGTGGCGAACGATCAAGGAAAGGATGGCCGAACTTGCCTACCAGGACCGACCCCGAATTCCGTGCGGGCCTCCGACGGGAGGGTTGTGACCGTGCCGGAGGGCTGGGTTTTCCTGCCGCCAGGGGACGCCGGGCTCACCCGCCGGGTCAAGGCCGCCGGGGACCACTGGGTCGTGCAGGAGAAGGTGGGCCGCAGGATGTTCTACAGGGGCGTCTGGGCGTCGTCGGCGACGATCGATCGGATTCGTGCCGAACTGGAGGCCGAGCGTTCAACCGAGGGCTACGCCAAGCGGAAGGAGGCGGCCTCACGTCGCCGAGAGGTGGACCAGGCCGGGTACGTTGAGGATTTCCACGGGGCGGTGCTTGCGTTCCTCGCCTTCCACCCTGGTCACGCCGACCTGGCCGACCGCCTCGCACGGGCGGTCACTGAGCACGCCACGCCGGTCGGCAGCGGCACGGTCTCCCGGACGGAGCGAATCCCCGTCGAGCAGAGGGCCGAGGCCGCCGTGATCGCCTGGATGCGGCACCGGACCACCGGCTACGACGGCATGGCGATCCCCACGGTCAAGGGGAAGCGGCGGGAGGTCCGCCGGATGCTCGCCCGGCGGTCGCAGGAGTTGTTGCAGCGGTATCGCCGGGGAGAGCCGGTCGGGGTTGACTGCCCGCTGAAGAAGGCGCTGGTGCCGAGGGCGGGAGCCGGATGA
- a CDS encoding TfoX/Sxy family protein — translation MKGAEMAADRFEQQILDRLSGLGEVTARPLFGGHGLYWRDTIFAIAYGGRLYLKVDEGSKGDYLARGMGPFRPNERQTLKSYYEVPLQVLADPEALLSWAKETIRAGQSSSRPG, via the coding sequence ATGAAGGGGGCTGAGATGGCGGCCGACCGCTTCGAGCAGCAGATCCTCGACCGCCTGTCGGGCCTCGGAGAGGTCACCGCCCGGCCCTTGTTCGGGGGCCACGGCCTGTACTGGCGGGACACGATCTTCGCCATCGCCTACGGGGGTCGGCTCTACCTGAAGGTGGACGAGGGCTCCAAGGGCGACTACCTGGCCAGGGGCATGGGGCCGTTCCGCCCCAACGAGCGGCAGACCTTGAAGTCCTACTACGAGGTGCCGCTCCAGGTGCTCGCCGACCCCGAGGCCCTGCTATCATGGGCCAAGGAGACGATCCGGGCCGGGCAATCCTCGTCGAGGCCAGGTTAA
- a CDS encoding plasmid pRiA4b ORF-3 family protein encodes MARKKPSSPGDPPPASMTDAAGMLATFAAGVLAQPESRSLAADLKLGRSERAVIAGAPGLDVGLKEQLDIPSTATKSIPFTMDELARICLALSEALLDAEGRDAVKLLKVTGKVTDRLNQAIDEVEQAGKPQRAAPKSQRTTPKSQAAKAAGSVYQLKVTLKDIRPPVWRRLLVPDCSLSMLHEVIQVAMGWENYHLYDFEVGGEHYTDPRGMADLDMEDASRARLGQVAPEAKAKLRYTYDFGDNWQHEVLVEKVVSPEEGMTYPACIDGKRACPPEDLGGPWGYMEFAEAIRDPEHEQHEEFLEWRGEFDPEAFDPDAVNKNLRRLR; translated from the coding sequence ATGGCCCGGAAGAAGCCCAGCAGCCCCGGTGATCCGCCCCCCGCAAGTATGACCGACGCCGCCGGCATGCTGGCAACCTTCGCAGCGGGCGTCCTGGCGCAGCCGGAGAGCCGCTCCCTTGCGGCCGACCTGAAGCTCGGCCGCTCCGAGCGGGCCGTCATCGCCGGGGCTCCCGGCCTGGATGTGGGCTTGAAGGAGCAGCTGGACATCCCCTCGACCGCCACGAAATCGATCCCCTTCACGATGGACGAGCTGGCCCGCATCTGCCTGGCCCTGTCCGAGGCCCTGCTCGACGCCGAGGGCCGGGACGCCGTGAAGCTGCTGAAGGTGACCGGCAAGGTCACCGACCGGCTGAACCAGGCCATCGACGAAGTGGAGCAGGCCGGGAAGCCCCAACGGGCCGCCCCGAAGTCACAGAGGACCACGCCGAAGTCACAGGCTGCCAAGGCGGCGGGCTCCGTCTACCAGCTGAAGGTCACCCTCAAGGACATCCGGCCGCCGGTTTGGCGGCGGTTGCTTGTCCCCGACTGCTCGCTGTCCATGCTCCACGAGGTCATCCAGGTGGCGATGGGCTGGGAGAACTACCACCTCTACGACTTCGAGGTCGGCGGCGAGCATTACACCGACCCCAGGGGGATGGCCGACCTGGACATGGAGGACGCCAGCAGGGCGAGGCTCGGCCAAGTCGCCCCGGAGGCGAAGGCGAAGCTCCGCTACACCTACGACTTCGGCGACAACTGGCAGCACGAGGTGCTCGTCGAGAAGGTCGTGTCGCCGGAGGAGGGGATGACTTACCCGGCCTGCATCGACGGCAAGCGGGCCTGCCCGCCGGAGGACTTGGGCGGGCCGTGGGGCTACATGGAGTTCGCCGAGGCCATCCGAGACCCCGAGCACGAGCAGCACGAGGAGTTCCTGGAGTGGCGGGGGGAGTTCGACCCCGAGGCGTTCGACCCCGACGCCGTGAACAAGAACCTCCGGCGGCTGCGATAG